From a single Lolium rigidum isolate FL_2022 chromosome 7, APGP_CSIRO_Lrig_0.1, whole genome shotgun sequence genomic region:
- the LOC124678839 gene encoding uncharacterized protein LOC124678839, producing the protein MSGSYSSRIHGGGPGGSLGATTLLAAKVAFASAALAAAASLARVAIPQLVSGAGADAFIWKLYLFVTVHVIIFVIWKLSDSKHFHAAAQQHKDPWAPVPHHPAPPLLTEDVARPAMERKVEFESADNAVRGGEEYRVPQLVSRRQEAVSPVEQGVVSPGSCGGESCVTTTTESDEDESYAAVTSSAYVAAASTTQSVAPARERVFVQRGLSLPPPPPMVATAEYFDDADPDHANGDDDLDATWNAIMQKTRPAMAPALSSSPNAPRSSPPRPRAREPSVGAAELSRRSDDFINKIHHSFGRDQ; encoded by the coding sequence ATGTCCGGCAGCTACTCCTCGCGCATCCACGGCGGCGGCCCCGGTGGAAGTTTAGGAGCGACGACGCTACTGGCAGCGAAGGTGGCGTTCGCGTCCGCCGCGCTGGCCGCGGCCGCGTCCCTGGCGCGCGTGGCGATCCCGCAGCTCGtgtccggcgccggcgccgacgcctTCATCTGGAAGCTCTACCTCTTCGTCACCGTCCACGTGATCATCTTCGTCATCTGGAAGCTCTCAGACAGCAAGCACTTCCACGCGGCCGCGCAGCAGCACAAGGACCCGTGGGCGCCGGTGCCTCACCACCCCGCGCCCCCGCTGCTGACCGAAGATGTGGCACGGCCCGCCATGGAGCGCAAGGTGGAGTTCGAGTCCGCCGACAATGCTGTCCGGGGCGGCGAAGAGTACCGCGTGCCGCAGTTGGTCTCGCGGCGGCAGGAGGCCGTCTCTCCGGTGGAGCAGGGGGTCGTCTCCCCTGGTTCTTGCGGCGGCGAGTCGTGCGTCACGACCACCACGGAGTCCGATGAGGACGAGTCCTACGCCGCCGTCACCTCGTCGGCCTACGTCGCTGCCGCCAGCACTACTCAGAGCGTGGCACCGGCGCGGGAGCGCGTATTCGTTCAGCGTGGGCTCTCGCTGCCCCCACCCCCGCCCATGGTGGCCACGGCCGAGTACTTCGACGACGCCGACCCCGACCACGccaacggcgacgacgaccttGACGCGACGTGGAACGCCATCATGCAGAAGACCCGTCCTGCCATGGCACCGGCGTTATCCTCGTCCCCAAACGCGCCACGCTCATCGCCTCCGCGGCCGAGGGCCCGCGAGCCGTCGGTCGGCGCGGCGGAGCTGAGCAGGCGGTCGGATGATTTCATCAACAAGATCCACCACTCCTTCGGCCGGGATCAATAA